Proteins found in one Erythrobacter sp. KY5 genomic segment:
- a CDS encoding TIGR03013 family XrtA/PEP-CTERM system glycosyltransferase, with the protein MIRLFKHYIPHAVILLGLLDFALLVLAGELAWQVRASQIGMELDPIESRWIPLLGSASVVWLAMISVGVYGPYALRSLRFAGARLLVAISLGIIALATIDWILPGETFWRSTLLYAMGFAVLVLVADRLLLNSFLGSSAFRRRVMVLGAGDRAQRLRKLSEKPEAGFAIVSYIAMGEPERAVEEAIAREAIHDLGRFVENLGVSEVVLALQERRNSLPLNDLLRIKTKGVHVNDFSSFLERETGRVDLDTVNPSWLIFSDGFSSGRMFSSAVKRVFDIVASLILLLLTAPIIAVFAIIVKLDSKGPAFFRQERVGLFGQPFYLIKLRSMRVDAEKDGAKWAEKNDSRITRVGRFIRKVRIDELPQTWSVLKGEMSFVGPRPEVPTFVDELQEQIPFYGERHMVKPGITGWAQINYPYGASTEDSRKKLEYDLYYAKNYTPFLDFVVLLQTVRVVLWPDGAR; encoded by the coding sequence ATGATCCGCTTGTTCAAGCACTATATTCCTCACGCCGTGATCCTGCTCGGCCTGCTGGACTTTGCCCTTCTGGTGCTAGCTGGAGAGCTGGCATGGCAGGTTCGTGCATCGCAGATCGGGATGGAGCTGGACCCGATTGAGTCGCGCTGGATCCCGTTGCTGGGGTCCGCTTCGGTTGTATGGCTCGCGATGATTTCCGTCGGAGTGTACGGACCTTACGCCCTTCGATCGCTCAGGTTTGCCGGAGCGCGACTGCTGGTTGCGATCAGTCTCGGCATCATTGCGCTTGCTACGATTGACTGGATATTGCCGGGCGAGACTTTCTGGCGCTCGACCTTGCTCTACGCCATGGGCTTTGCGGTTCTCGTACTGGTTGCCGACCGGCTGTTGCTCAACAGCTTCCTTGGTTCGAGTGCATTTCGCCGAAGGGTTATGGTGCTCGGCGCAGGCGACAGGGCGCAGCGGCTGCGCAAACTGTCAGAGAAACCGGAAGCGGGTTTCGCCATCGTCTCCTATATCGCGATGGGCGAGCCGGAGCGGGCGGTCGAAGAAGCGATTGCGCGCGAGGCGATTCACGATCTTGGCCGATTCGTTGAAAACCTTGGCGTGAGCGAGGTCGTTCTCGCGCTGCAGGAACGCCGCAATTCGCTGCCTCTCAATGACCTTTTGCGCATCAAAACAAAGGGTGTGCATGTCAACGACTTTTCGAGTTTCCTCGAACGTGAAACCGGCCGGGTCGATCTCGATACGGTCAATCCCAGTTGGCTGATCTTCTCCGACGGTTTTTCCAGCGGACGCATGTTCTCAAGCGCGGTCAAACGCGTGTTCGACATTGTCGCAAGCCTGATCCTGCTTTTGCTCACCGCACCCATCATCGCTGTGTTCGCAATCATCGTGAAGCTGGACAGCAAGGGGCCCGCCTTCTTCCGACAGGAGCGGGTCGGACTGTTTGGACAACCATTCTATCTTATCAAGCTACGTTCCATGCGCGTCGACGCTGAAAAAGACGGGGCAAAATGGGCCGAGAAGAATGACAGCCGGATCACACGCGTTGGCCGCTTCATTCGCAAAGTCCGTATCGACGAACTGCCGCAGACCTGGAGCGTGCTCAAAGGCGAGATGAGCTTCGTGGGACCGCGTCCTGAAGTGCCGACCTTTGTCGATGAACTTCAGGAACAGATCCCGTTCTATGGTGAACGCCATATGGTGAAGCCGGGCATTACGGGCTGGGCACAGATCAATTACCCGTATGGCGCCTCGACCGAGGATAGCCGCAAGAAGCTCGAATACGATCTCTACTACGCCAAGAATTACACGCCTTTCCTCGACTTCGTTGTCCTGCTGCAAACGGTTCGGGTCGTCCTCTGGCCTGATGGGGCGCGGTAA
- the prsK gene encoding XrtA/PEP-CTERM system histidine kinase PrsK, which translates to MEGLSSVLNSVTALCYLIGAVMACGSGLWIARFGDVSRPDRKAVLAASALTAIWCVVSVVFGPGAPEAELAATARNLALIDVIFRLFAADGRDESMRPIRPVIASLVLVQMLQPVLLFVGSQTSEYEQIQLVIFEIGTLLNMLVAVGALVLLHNLYASAANVSRQIIRWSGIALAGIFAYDLNLFTVAYLAAEMPTFLVSARGIVTGLFAIALAMGANATSAGLQFRPSRAVTFQTLSLLVIGSYLSMMIVVTRGLALLGGDIARASQALFLVLAVLAAVLWLPSERMRGWFRVTAAKHLFQHRYDYREEWLRFTQTVSQKSSGNSSFHQRALKAIADITDSPAGLLLVPDEEARLELSARWNWPTLEVPAQATDFALAGLLEQHNHILDLGEARAGIDHVGELEHVPGWLIEAEDAWALVPLIHFDRLVGAIVLARPRIERRLDWEDFDLLRVVGQQLASYLAEQAGQQALMDASRFDEFNRRMAFVMHDIKNLASQLSLLSGNAQKHADNPEFRADMLVTLRNSSEKLNALLARLGRYGGQSANTLRPINLSVLARDLERRFKSAHPVLVTQAETVEVLADPESLEQALVHIVQNAVDASGPTDAVHLSVSSDGITGQIEIIDSGEGMSPEFVRTGLFKPFISSKQGGFGIGALEAREMIKAMGGRLAVESREGIGTRFVAKLPVAETASLLSRANGYAGTAATKSQPKNKKVA; encoded by the coding sequence ATGGAGGGGCTTTCATCTGTCCTGAACAGCGTGACTGCCCTGTGCTATTTGATCGGGGCGGTCATGGCCTGCGGTTCCGGGCTGTGGATCGCACGCTTTGGCGATGTGTCGCGCCCTGACCGCAAAGCGGTACTCGCCGCGTCCGCGCTTACGGCCATATGGTGCGTTGTCAGCGTGGTCTTCGGACCAGGCGCGCCTGAAGCCGAGCTGGCAGCTACAGCCCGCAATCTTGCATTGATTGACGTCATCTTCCGTCTCTTCGCCGCAGATGGCAGAGATGAAAGCATGAGGCCAATCAGGCCGGTCATCGCGTCGCTCGTGCTTGTCCAGATGCTTCAGCCTGTGCTTCTCTTCGTGGGTTCACAGACCTCCGAATATGAGCAGATACAGCTTGTCATCTTCGAGATTGGCACGCTCCTTAACATGCTCGTGGCGGTGGGTGCGCTGGTGCTGCTGCATAACCTTTATGCCAGCGCTGCCAACGTCTCGCGCCAGATTATCCGGTGGAGCGGCATCGCGCTTGCCGGTATCTTCGCCTACGATCTCAATCTCTTCACTGTCGCCTATCTTGCCGCAGAGATGCCGACATTCCTTGTGTCGGCGCGGGGGATAGTCACCGGGCTGTTCGCGATTGCGCTCGCGATGGGAGCCAATGCAACCAGTGCGGGGCTCCAGTTTCGCCCATCGCGTGCGGTAACTTTCCAGACTCTCTCCCTGCTTGTCATCGGCAGCTACCTGTCAATGATGATCGTCGTCACCCGAGGGCTTGCCCTGCTTGGCGGCGACATTGCGCGGGCGAGCCAGGCGTTGTTCTTGGTGCTTGCGGTCTTGGCCGCAGTGCTTTGGCTTCCGTCGGAGCGCATGCGCGGATGGTTCAGAGTTACAGCCGCCAAGCACCTGTTCCAGCATCGCTATGATTACCGCGAAGAATGGTTGCGCTTCACACAGACGGTCAGCCAGAAATCGAGCGGCAATTCGAGCTTTCATCAGCGTGCATTGAAGGCCATAGCAGACATCACTGACAGTCCTGCGGGCCTGTTGCTGGTGCCCGATGAGGAAGCCCGTCTCGAACTCTCGGCTCGCTGGAATTGGCCTACTCTCGAAGTTCCTGCGCAAGCGACAGACTTCGCACTTGCCGGCTTGCTAGAGCAGCACAATCACATTCTCGATCTCGGGGAAGCACGGGCTGGCATCGATCATGTCGGTGAGCTCGAACATGTGCCCGGATGGCTGATCGAAGCAGAAGATGCCTGGGCGCTCGTGCCCTTGATACACTTCGACCGGCTTGTCGGAGCGATTGTACTGGCGCGGCCGCGCATCGAACGCCGCCTTGATTGGGAAGACTTCGATCTGCTGCGCGTCGTAGGCCAGCAGCTCGCGAGCTATCTTGCCGAGCAGGCGGGACAGCAGGCGCTGATGGATGCGAGCCGATTTGATGAATTCAACCGGCGCATGGCGTTCGTAATGCATGACATCAAGAACCTTGCGAGCCAGCTCTCCCTGCTTTCCGGCAACGCACAAAAGCACGCCGACAATCCTGAATTTCGCGCGGACATGCTGGTGACGCTTCGCAACTCCTCGGAAAAGCTCAACGCATTGCTGGCTCGTCTGGGGCGGTATGGCGGTCAGTCGGCCAATACGCTTCGCCCGATTAATCTGAGTGTGCTGGCGCGTGACCTCGAACGGCGTTTTAAAAGCGCTCATCCGGTTCTGGTAACGCAAGCTGAGACGGTTGAAGTGCTGGCCGATCCTGAAAGCCTGGAACAAGCTTTGGTGCACATTGTGCAAAATGCGGTGGATGCAAGCGGACCGACCGATGCAGTCCACCTCAGCGTGAGCAGCGATGGCATCACGGGACAGATCGAGATCATCGATTCAGGCGAAGGCATGTCGCCCGAATTCGTGCGCACCGGTCTGTTCAAGCCGTTTATCTCCTCGAAACAGGGAGGCTTCGGGATTGGCGCTCTTGAAGCCCGCGAGATGATCAAGGCGATGGGTGGCCGACTGGCAGTTGAATCGCGTGAAGGGATCGGCACGCGCTTCGTTGCCAAGCTGCCCGTTGCTGAAACCGCAAGCCTGCTTTCCCGCGCGAACGGATACGCGGGTACAGCCGCAACCAAATCCCAGCCCAAGAACAAAAAGGTCGCATGA
- the prsR gene encoding PEP-CTERM-box response regulator transcription factor translates to MADKKPTLLVIEDDEGLQAQLKWAYEDFDVVIAGDRDSAIAALRSEAPAVVTLDLGLPPDPDGITEGFAVLDAIMELKPDTKVIVASGHGARESALRAIERGAYDFYQKPVDIDALGLIVRRAFNLHAIESENRRLVANASEDKTVLGRLITGAPEMVKVARTIERVASTSVSVMLLGASGTGKELLAQGLHDTSNRADKPFVAINCAAIPENLLESELFGHEKGAFTGAVKTTEGKIESANGGTLFLDEVGDIPLPLQVKLLRFLQERTIERIGGRKTIAVDTRIVCATHQDLEQMIREGTFREDLFYRLAEIVVRIPGLAERHGDAVLLAKAFLKRFSTEMNPAVTGFAPDALAVIDAHDWPGNVRELENRVKRAVIMAEGKLVGAADLDFEGEDEESSDVLNLKAAREQADRRVIRHALARSEGNISSTAKLLGISRPTLYDLLKQYDLHA, encoded by the coding sequence ATGGCTGACAAGAAACCAACACTACTAGTGATCGAGGACGACGAAGGCCTCCAGGCTCAGCTAAAATGGGCGTATGAGGATTTTGATGTCGTCATCGCCGGTGACCGCGACAGCGCGATTGCGGCGCTGCGTAGTGAAGCTCCAGCAGTCGTGACGCTCGACCTTGGATTGCCGCCTGATCCTGACGGGATCACCGAAGGCTTTGCCGTGCTCGATGCAATCATGGAGCTCAAGCCCGATACAAAGGTGATCGTTGCGAGCGGGCATGGTGCACGCGAGAGCGCTCTGCGAGCCATCGAACGTGGTGCCTACGACTTTTATCAAAAGCCGGTGGATATCGACGCGCTCGGCCTGATTGTCCGCCGAGCATTCAACCTGCACGCCATTGAAAGCGAAAATCGGCGGCTTGTCGCCAACGCCAGTGAAGACAAAACGGTGCTGGGCCGCCTGATCACGGGTGCACCGGAGATGGTGAAGGTCGCACGTACGATTGAGCGCGTTGCCTCTACCTCCGTTTCCGTCATGCTTCTGGGCGCGAGTGGTACCGGTAAGGAACTCCTCGCCCAGGGTCTGCACGATACGAGCAACCGGGCTGACAAGCCCTTCGTCGCGATTAACTGCGCAGCGATCCCGGAAAATCTCCTGGAGAGTGAGCTTTTCGGCCACGAGAAGGGTGCGTTCACTGGGGCGGTCAAAACGACAGAGGGCAAGATCGAAAGCGCCAATGGCGGCACGCTCTTTCTCGATGAGGTTGGCGATATTCCCCTTCCGTTGCAGGTGAAGCTGCTGCGTTTCTTGCAGGAACGCACGATTGAACGGATCGGCGGGCGAAAGACGATCGCTGTCGATACGAGAATCGTATGCGCCACCCATCAGGATCTTGAGCAGATGATCCGGGAAGGCACTTTCCGCGAAGACCTGTTTTACAGGCTAGCCGAGATCGTGGTGCGGATTCCCGGCCTTGCAGAGCGCCACGGAGATGCAGTCCTTTTGGCTAAGGCGTTTCTCAAGCGTTTCTCTACCGAGATGAACCCGGCGGTCACCGGTTTTGCACCAGATGCGCTGGCGGTGATCGATGCACACGATTGGCCTGGCAACGTGCGCGAGCTTGAAAACCGCGTGAAGCGAGCCGTGATCATGGCCGAAGGTAAACTCGTTGGTGCTGCCGACCTCGATTTCGAAGGAGAGGACGAAGAAAGCTCCGACGTTCTCAACCTGAAGGCCGCCCGTGAACAGGCAGACCGGCGCGTGATCCGCCATGCGCTCGCGCGAAGTGAGGGCAACATATCAAGCACCGCCAAATTGCTCGGGATCAGTCGTCCCACGCTTTACGATCTCCTCAAGCAGTACGATCTTCATGCGTAA
- a CDS encoding lipopolysaccharide assembly protein LapB has protein sequence MRNFLAIIGAVALCSCSGDSEIAASSSISGGDDFLELIDDARVAVNAGNLSEAGRYYDEARALEPDNPGLWVDIARLRFRGGEHLTAIEAADYALELDPQYPSALLMRAQLVRDANGLAESLVWFETAALAAHSDPEILADYAATLGELGRYSDMLKVVRQLAVAAPNHPHVHFLQAVLAARAGDPVLAGSLLNRSGLVGRGVASAMMLDAIVNLQQGTYDTAAETLQTLAERQPANVRVNELLARALWLGGRDRALVDRFEGQASRNNASPYIVMLVGRSLERMGDRERAIPFIERALEGRTDDQIILEGSARPGGRLPIATAELRDFVGAGSLAPARRLADILLERAPSSGDIHSLAGDTYLASDETQRALELYEVSARVRRSWPLTRKMVEAFMAYGDQVSAEVLLTRHIAGDPHNTEALLLLAQRSAGNEDWLRTAVLLDTAIGLGAGNDLEVLALRADAARALGEEEDAERFDQLLTHLKPGEFLSL, from the coding sequence ATGCGTAATTTTCTCGCTATTATCGGGGCTGTCGCACTGTGCTCCTGTTCGGGAGACAGCGAAATAGCAGCCTCGTCGTCAATCAGTGGCGGTGATGATTTTCTCGAACTGATCGACGATGCGCGCGTCGCCGTGAATGCCGGGAATCTGAGCGAAGCGGGCCGATATTACGATGAGGCGCGCGCACTTGAGCCTGATAATCCGGGTCTCTGGGTCGATATTGCGCGACTGCGTTTCCGGGGCGGCGAGCATCTGACCGCGATTGAGGCTGCGGATTACGCGCTGGAGCTGGATCCGCAATATCCTTCAGCACTTTTGATGAGGGCCCAGCTGGTGCGCGATGCAAATGGGCTCGCGGAATCGCTTGTCTGGTTTGAGACTGCCGCTCTGGCGGCGCATTCGGACCCGGAAATTCTTGCCGATTACGCCGCAACACTGGGGGAGCTAGGCCGATACAGCGACATGCTGAAAGTTGTCAGGCAGCTGGCCGTCGCGGCACCCAACCATCCGCATGTTCATTTCCTCCAGGCAGTCCTCGCAGCGCGCGCTGGCGACCCGGTCCTGGCAGGTTCCTTGCTCAATCGAAGCGGTCTTGTTGGCAGAGGCGTGGCTTCTGCAATGATGCTCGATGCGATCGTAAATCTTCAGCAGGGCACCTACGACACTGCGGCGGAAACCTTGCAAACACTTGCGGAACGTCAGCCCGCCAATGTGCGGGTAAACGAGCTGCTTGCGCGCGCGCTCTGGCTGGGTGGACGCGATCGCGCTTTGGTTGATCGCTTCGAGGGACAAGCGTCTCGCAACAATGCGTCGCCGTATATCGTGATGCTTGTCGGTCGTAGTCTTGAAAGGATGGGCGATCGTGAGCGTGCCATCCCCTTCATCGAACGAGCGCTTGAGGGGCGAACCGATGACCAGATCATTCTCGAAGGATCGGCACGCCCTGGCGGACGGTTGCCGATAGCCACGGCTGAGTTGCGCGATTTCGTGGGGGCAGGAAGTCTCGCTCCGGCACGTAGGCTGGCAGACATTTTGTTAGAACGAGCCCCATCGTCCGGAGATATCCATTCGCTGGCTGGCGATACCTATCTTGCAAGCGACGAAACGCAAAGAGCACTGGAACTTTACGAAGTCTCGGCACGCGTGCGCCGCTCCTGGCCGCTAACTCGCAAAATGGTCGAGGCATTCATGGCCTATGGCGATCAGGTTTCCGCAGAAGTCCTTCTGACCAGACATATCGCGGGCGATCCTCACAACACCGAAGCGCTCTTGCTCCTCGCTCAGCGCAGCGCCGGGAATGAGGATTGGTTGAGAACTGCGGTCCTTCTCGATACGGCAATCGGTCTTGGTGCAGGTAACGATCTTGAAGTCCTTGCATTGCGAGCCGACGCTGCGCGTGCGCTCGGGGAAGAAGAGGATGCGGAGCGGTTTGATCAGCTGCTTACGCACCTCAAGCCGGGTGAATTCCTGAGCCTATAG
- a CDS encoding bile acid:sodium symporter family protein — protein sequence MRNRLAIFADPMIAVLLFATAMAFALPASGDGRESAQSVSNIAIFVLFLVNGMRIARGEIARGFTNWKFFVPLFAFVFVAMPLMGLGLSHLAIGALPPMVALGFLYLGTLPSTIQSATSYTSLAGGNVALSVVGAALINIAGVFITAPLFALLAGNEAADIGSETVIRIGVILILPFILGQMVQGWTIEWLRDRKAQVAWLDRVVIGIAVYVAFSGAVGQGLATLFGATGWAIMIALVIAYLIAASGGAWITGGLLGIERKDRIAFLFAGAQKSVAIGAPLAAILFPAEVAGFVIAPLLLYHLLQLMIAAPVASMLADD from the coding sequence ATGCGCAATCGCCTTGCCATCTTTGCTGACCCCATGATCGCTGTGCTTCTGTTCGCGACAGCAATGGCATTCGCACTGCCTGCTAGCGGGGATGGGCGCGAAAGTGCTCAATCGGTTTCCAACATCGCAATCTTCGTTCTGTTCCTTGTGAACGGGATGCGGATCGCGCGCGGCGAAATCGCGCGCGGGTTCACCAACTGGAAGTTCTTCGTACCTCTGTTTGCGTTCGTGTTTGTGGCCATGCCGCTGATGGGCCTGGGGCTGTCGCACCTTGCGATTGGCGCGTTGCCGCCGATGGTTGCGCTTGGCTTTCTCTATCTCGGCACGCTGCCTTCGACGATCCAGTCCGCGACGTCCTACACTAGCCTTGCTGGGGGAAATGTGGCTTTGTCGGTAGTTGGCGCCGCGCTCATCAACATAGCCGGGGTGTTCATCACTGCTCCGTTATTCGCATTGCTGGCGGGTAACGAGGCAGCCGACATCGGAAGCGAAACAGTCATCCGGATCGGCGTGATCCTCATACTGCCATTCATACTCGGGCAAATGGTGCAGGGTTGGACGATTGAGTGGTTGAGGGACCGTAAGGCTCAGGTAGCTTGGCTTGACCGCGTCGTGATTGGCATTGCCGTTTATGTCGCATTCTCTGGCGCGGTTGGACAAGGGCTCGCAACTCTGTTCGGCGCGACCGGTTGGGCCATCATGATTGCGCTCGTGATCGCATACCTTATCGCGGCCTCTGGCGGGGCGTGGATCACCGGCGGTTTGCTCGGGATCGAGCGCAAGGATCGTATCGCGTTCCTGTTCGCAGGTGCGCAGAAAAGTGTCGCGATTGGTGCCCCGTTAGCAGCGATCCTGTTCCCCGCCGAAGTGGCGGGTTTCGTCATTGCCCCGCTGTTGCTGTACCACTTGCTGCAACTGATGATCGCAGCGCCGGTCGCCTCAATGCTGGCCGACGACTAG
- the panB gene encoding 3-methyl-2-oxobutanoate hydroxymethyltransferase, which yields MSTTFQLDTSTSRANPTPKPRKRLTVPRIRDHKKDGATKEPLVMLTAYTARQAQLLDTHCDILLVGDSLGQVIYGLDSTLPVTPEMMIAHGAAVVRGSYHSLVVVDMPFGSYEASKEQAFDTASRIMAETGCAAVKLEGGEAMAETISFLTNRGIPVMGHVGLTPQAVNVLGGYAARGRSQQEHEKILRDGKAVEDAGAFSVVAEGVLEPIAVALTQSLEIPVIGIGASAQCDGQVLVTEDMLGMFERVPRFVKRYEDIASVIDKTVEKYAEEVRTRTFPTDEQTYQPKS from the coding sequence ATGTCGACCACATTTCAGCTCGATACGAGCACCAGCAGAGCCAACCCCACCCCCAAGCCGCGCAAGCGACTGACAGTCCCGCGCATTCGCGATCACAAGAAGGATGGCGCGACCAAAGAGCCGCTCGTCATGCTGACCGCTTATACCGCACGTCAGGCACAATTGCTTGATACGCACTGCGATATCCTGCTTGTCGGCGATTCACTCGGGCAAGTGATCTACGGTCTCGATTCAACTCTGCCGGTCACGCCGGAAATGATGATCGCGCACGGTGCAGCGGTGGTCCGTGGCAGCTATCACAGCCTTGTCGTAGTCGACATGCCGTTCGGGTCATACGAGGCATCCAAAGAACAGGCTTTCGACACGGCCAGCCGGATCATGGCGGAAACCGGTTGCGCTGCTGTCAAGCTTGAAGGCGGCGAAGCCATGGCTGAGACGATCAGCTTTCTCACCAATCGCGGTATTCCGGTGATGGGTCATGTCGGCCTGACACCACAGGCGGTTAACGTGCTTGGAGGCTACGCTGCCCGCGGACGGAGCCAGCAGGAACACGAAAAAATCCTTCGCGACGGGAAAGCTGTTGAGGATGCTGGCGCATTTTCGGTAGTCGCGGAAGGGGTACTGGAACCTATCGCAGTCGCCCTTACCCAGTCACTCGAAATTCCGGTGATCGGCATCGGAGCCTCTGCCCAGTGCGATGGTCAAGTACTCGTCACCGAAGACATGCTTGGCATGTTCGAGCGCGTCCCGCGCTTCGTGAAACGGTACGAGGATATTGCAAGCGTCATCGACAAAACCGTCGAAAAATACGCTGAAGAGGTACGCACGCGCACGTTCCCGACCGACGAGCAAACGTACCAGCCGAAGAGCTAG
- a CDS encoding sodium-dependent transporter — protein MAAAGSGHENWSSRSAFILAAVGSAVGLGNMWRFPAEAGENGGGAFVLFYIFCVLLIGLPVLLSEVLIGRHGQASAPDSVRKVARDSNASGGWSIIGSLGVFAAFLILSFYCVVGGWVLYYVGVFVSDLFQTGLTGGAFDGRAAEDIEGLLPGLFGNGGLMVGLNLGFLAVTMFFVARGVSSGIEWVAVYLMPIFFLLFLGITIYGAFTGNFSEAVSYLFTFDFSKLTGEVMLAAVGQAFFSLSLGVAGMITYGSYANRDTNLGQTSGIIAGADTGVALLAGLAIFPIVFAAGLSASAGPGLMFQSLPIAFQAMPFGSLIGLAFFVMVFFAALTSSVSLLEAPVAFLKDKVRISRAMATILVGAGAALLGVLASLSFNDMAEFYPLSFIPLFAEANFFDALDGVTAKLFMPIGAILTCIFVGWIADARLIDDENGLDGALHQTWRALVRYVCPIALFLILLAGIFPETAAIVMEGIAARFSRFG, from the coding sequence ATGGCAGCAGCAGGTTCAGGCCACGAAAATTGGTCGTCACGCAGCGCGTTCATACTCGCTGCGGTTGGTTCGGCGGTGGGCCTGGGCAATATGTGGCGCTTTCCTGCCGAAGCGGGCGAGAACGGGGGCGGCGCGTTCGTTCTGTTCTACATCTTCTGCGTCTTGCTGATCGGTTTGCCGGTGCTCCTGTCCGAAGTGCTGATCGGTCGTCATGGGCAGGCCTCGGCTCCCGACAGCGTTCGCAAGGTTGCGCGCGATTCCAATGCTTCGGGAGGCTGGAGCATAATCGGTTCGTTGGGCGTCTTTGCCGCCTTTTTGATCCTCAGCTTCTATTGCGTCGTGGGTGGATGGGTTCTCTACTACGTCGGTGTGTTCGTGAGCGATCTGTTTCAGACCGGGCTTACCGGGGGTGCTTTCGACGGGCGCGCTGCGGAAGATATCGAGGGGCTGCTTCCTGGTCTGTTCGGCAATGGCGGGTTGATGGTTGGCCTCAATCTCGGCTTTCTGGCGGTGACGATGTTCTTCGTGGCGCGCGGTGTATCGAGCGGTATCGAGTGGGTTGCGGTCTATCTCATGCCGATCTTCTTCCTGCTGTTCCTCGGCATCACGATCTATGGCGCCTTCACCGGCAATTTCAGTGAAGCGGTTTCCTATCTCTTCACGTTCGATTTCTCGAAGCTGACCGGTGAAGTGATGCTGGCAGCGGTCGGGCAGGCGTTCTTCTCACTGTCTCTGGGCGTTGCGGGAATGATAACCTACGGCTCCTATGCCAACCGCGACACAAATCTGGGTCAGACCTCTGGGATAATTGCCGGCGCCGATACGGGCGTCGCGCTGCTCGCCGGTCTCGCTATCTTCCCGATTGTCTTTGCTGCCGGCCTTTCGGCGAGCGCAGGTCCGGGCCTCATGTTCCAGTCGCTGCCGATCGCGTTCCAGGCGATGCCGTTCGGCTCGCTCATCGGGCTTGCGTTTTTCGTCATGGTCTTCTTTGCCGCGCTGACCAGTTCGGTGTCGCTGCTCGAAGCTCCCGTTGCTTTCCTGAAAGACAAGGTTCGAATTTCGCGCGCAATGGCGACGATCCTCGTCGGCGCAGGGGCGGCTTTGCTGGGCGTGCTGGCGTCGCTTTCCTTTAACGACATGGCGGAATTCTACCCGCTGAGCTTCATTCCGCTATTTGCCGAAGCGAATTTCTTCGATGCGCTCGACGGAGTGACGGCCAAGCTGTTCATGCCGATCGGCGCAATCCTGACCTGTATCTTCGTAGGCTGGATCGCGGATGCCAGGTTGATCGATGATGAGAACGGGCTCGACGGGGCG